Proteins encoded together in one Salarias fasciatus chromosome 17, fSalaFa1.1, whole genome shotgun sequence window:
- the creb3l2 gene encoding cyclic AMP-responsive element-binding protein 3-like protein 2 has protein sequence MEILDSSEAFLHWDRNLSELSESAEMDCALYTNHFSELLDDLSQDALLGQLLSDPFLSGGRGAAEAMEGEDGGELSPSSPLPPHITAEHSYSLCGDSRPQSPLSHLTGEQGSDAGESDGDSTEWPMEQEEAIQSLLCETPSLLPALSLSLGPGDGPPAAAGPPAAAAAAAATTAPGTGTVTGGALGKGIKIKEENIIPQIKLEPHEVDQFLNLSPKGLESLQMPPTPPSSHGSDSEGSQSPIHAPPGLSCPTSPTSPPPAPAGLKVSPRAASSLSNSPLLTAPHKLQGSGPLMLTEEERRTLVAEGYPVPTKLPLTKAEEKALKKIRRKIKNKISAQESRRKKKEYMDALEKKVETCSNENHELRRKVETLECTNKSLLQQLQSLQAVVAGKVPKSCRVAGTQTSSCLMMVALCFALFLGSFYPSSLTSWSSVTETGLTSRQTTVRESYTTTVKSRSLLSAFEDEQPHVLGLGGEYPDHTEDAPAVVMAAWRRSEQQKKKAEAEPDGAETQLPFRSSGNETQTTKNLLLDLHRSLEQITNESRSKVIELERTVNETS, from the exons CACTTCTCGGAGCTCCTGGACGACCTTTCCCAGGATGCTCTGCTGGGGCAGCTGCTCAGCGACCCCTTCCTGTCCGGGGGCAGGGGTGCGGCCGAGGCCATGGAGGGGGAGGACGGCGGCGAGCTGTCCCCGTCGTCCCCGCTGCCGCCGCACATCACCGCCGAGCACAGCTACTCGCTGTGCGGCGACAGCCGGCCTCAGTCGCCGCTGTCGCACCTGACCGGGGAGCAAGGCAGCGACGCAG GAGAATCGGACGGCGACTCCACCGAGTGGCcgatggagcaggaggaggccatCCAGAGCCTCCTGTGTGAGACCCCGTCCCTCCTCCCCgccctgtctctgtccctgggCCCCGGCGACGGGcccccggccgccgccggccccccggccgccgccgccgccgccgccgccaccaccgcccCTGGAACGGGTACCGTCACCGGCGGCGCTCTGGGAAAAGGCATCAAG ATTAAAGAGGAGAATATCATCCCTCAGATTAAACTGGAGCCTCATGAAGTGGACCAGTTCCTCAATCTGTCTCCCAAAG GCCTGGAGTCTCTGCAGATGCCCCCGACGCCCCCCAGCTCCCACGGCAGCGACTCGGAGGGCAGCCAGAGTCCCATCCACGCCCCCCCGGGCCTGTCCTGCCCCACCTCCCCCACCAGCCCGCCTCCGGCGCCGGCCGGCCTGAAGGTGTCGCCCCGCGCTGCGTCCTCCCTGTCCAACTCCCCGCTGCTCACCGCTCCTCAC aagctgcagggtTCGGGGCCGCTGATGCTGACCGAGGAGGAGCGGCGCACCCTGGTGGCCGAAGGTTACCCGGTTCCCACCAAGCTGCCGCTCACTAAAGCCGAGGAGAAGGCGCTGAAGAAGATCCGCAGGAAGATCAAGAACAAG ATTTCAGCTCAGGAGAGTcgcaggaagaagaaggagtaCATGGACGCTCTGGAAAAGAA GGTGGAGACATGCTCCAATGAAAACCATGAACTGCGCAGGAAGGTGGAAACTCTGGAGTGTACCAACaa gtctctgctgcagcagctgcagtctctGCAGGCGGTGGTGGCAGGAAAAGTCCCCAAATCCTGCAGGGTGGCAGGAACACAGACCTCCTCGTGCCTAATg ATGGTGGCGTTGTGCTTCGCTCTGTTTCTGGGGAGTTTCTATCCCAGCAGTCTGACTTCCTGGTCGTCCGTCACTGAAACGGGACTCACATCCAGACAGACGACAGTCAGAGAATCCTACACAaccacag TGAAGTCCAGGTCTCTGCTGTCCGCCTTCGAGGACGAGCAGCCGCACGTCCTCGGGCTGGGCGGCGAGTATCCCGACCACACGGAGGACGCGCCCGCCGTCGTCAtggcggcgtggcggcgctccgagcagcagaagaagaaggcgGAGGCGGAGCCCGACGGGGCGGAGACGCAGCTGCCCTTCAGGAGCAGCGGCAACGAAACGCAGACGACgaaaaacctgctgctggacctgcaCAG GTCTTTGGAGCAGATCACAAATGAAAGCAGGAGTAAAGTGATCGAGTTGGAGCGGACGGTCAACGAGACCTCctga